The following are encoded in a window of Syngnathoides biaculeatus isolate LvHL_M chromosome 3, ASM1980259v1, whole genome shotgun sequence genomic DNA:
- the plekho2 gene encoding pleckstrin homology domain-containing family O member 2 isoform X2 translates to MENATREEQAQCNNPKFLGKAGWVKKAPCRLLASYKDSYILVDKTCVLVYENEELKNCIESLDLENYDKCHELKNLFMRKHRLILIRSPKSGSKIHNIKFQVQTAEEKEAWIEALSDGINRAKNKVLDEVKMDESSNLQHITRTRPKGNHHRRPPTRIHLKEVAELSCEGLQRLDLELLDAAVANGTYGANVDVTDMPRETNKSSVLECNFTETAENSHAKSQSGSKIIKLPVERQEKAAWKNTSLLSTSPDPPGGASSELAGNSQLKRHTQPPTPPTKDKKPSCCPSEPNQETKCAPDSDKNKQQVQQNNPRVPQKEYETLPCVGDDTTLVSEDEKTKRESPNFNIQAIEDDKTGSQEGEDHNSCLGRPVLFTSICSDVLPNDSTTPSEMFLPTTQEKTNADKECLNSRQHLNAKSKASACENAFTSTTALGGNDTGTHMLNTCSCDTLLTPIVTATTHVGSNVAIYRHPEAMHLSTNIRSVSFGDLLSDSTIISLQCHSEAITRNDVLSVDVIKLENELTLEMDKTNQLMNSVCSSNMRRHEECTPGDLLTMAMEKLKRADCVLKEVKKLKCTKSLRKRNSW, encoded by the exons ATGGAAAAT GCCACACGTGAGGAGCAAGCTCAGTGTAACAACCCCAAATTTCTTGGGAAGGCCGGTTGGGTGAAAAAGGCCCCTTGCAGACTGCTGGCAAGCTATAAAGACAGCTACATCCTTGTGGACAAGACTTGTGTGCTGGTTTATGAAAATGAG GAACTGAAAAATTGCATCGAAAGTCTTGATCTAGAAAACTACGATAAATGTCATGAATTAAAAAATCTATTCATGAGAAAACACAGACTCATCCTGATTAGATCACCCAAGTCTGGAAGTAAG ATCCATAATATTAAATTCCAAGTACAGACTGCAGAAGAAAAGGAGGCTTGGATTGAAGCCCTAAGTGACGGGATCAATCGAGCAAAGAACAAAGTGTTGGATGAG GTTAAAATGGATGAAAGCAGTAATTTACAGCATATAACCCGAACAAGACCCAAAGGGAACCATCACCGCCGTCCACCAACCAGGATTCATCTAAAAGAG GTAGCAGAGTTGTCATGTGAAGGCTTGCAACGCTTGGATCTTGAGCTTTTAGATGCTGCAGTGGCGAATGGGACATATGGCGCCAACGTTGATGTCACTGATATGCCTCGAGAAACTAACAAATCCTCTGTCCTTGAGTGCAACTTCACTGAGACTGCAGAAAATTCACATGCAAAGAGCCAGAGTGGGTCAAAG ATCATCAAGCTCCCAGTGGAAAGACAAGAAAAGGCTGCTTGGAAAAACACAAGTCTATTATCAACATCTCCCGATCCCCCAGGTGGCGCCTCAAGTGAGCTTGCGGGAAATTCTCAATTGAAACGCCATACCCAACCTCCAACCCCACCCACCAAAGACAAGAAACCCTCCTGTTGTCCTTCCGAACCAAACCAAGAGACCAAATGTGCACCGGACAGCGATAAGAACAAGCAACAAGTACAGCAAAATAATCCAAGAGTGCCTCAGAAAGAATATGAAACTCTTCCCTGTGTTGGTGATGACACGACTTTAGTTTCAGAAGATGAAAAGACAAAACGTGAGTCGCCTAATTTTAACATCCAAGCAATAGAAGATGACAAAACTGGATCTCAAGAGGGAGAAGACCACAACTCTTGTCTTGGAAGACCAGTTCTTTTCACTTCCATCTGTAGTGATGTTTTGCCAAATGACTCAACCACCCCCAGTGAAATGTTTTTACCAACAACACAAGAAAAGACAAATGCCGACAAGGAATGTCTCAATAGCCGCCAGCATTTAAATGCCAAGAGTAAAGCCTCCGCATGTGAAAACGCATTTACATCTACAACTGCCTTGGGCGGGAATGATACCGGTACACACATGCTGAACACTTGTAGCTGTGATACTTTATTGACGCCAATAGTCACAGCTACAACTCATGTTGGCTCAAATGTCGCAATATATCGGCACCCCGAGGCCATGCATCTGTCAACCAATATTAGATCCGTCTCCTTTGGAGATCTGCTGTCTGACTCAACTATTATTTCGTTGCAGTGCCATTCAGAGGCTATTACAAGAAATGATGTGTTAAGTGTTGACGTGATCAAACTTGAAAATGAATTAACTCTGGAGATGGACAAGACAAACCAGCTCATGAACAGCGTATGTTCTTCCAATATGAGGAGACACGAAGAATGCACTCCAGGAGATCTGCTGACAATGGCAATGGAGAAATTAAAGAGGGCTGACTGTGTACTCAAAGAGGTCAAGAAATTGAAATGTACAAAGAGTCTGAGAAAAAGAAACAGCTGGTGA
- the plekho2 gene encoding pleckstrin homology domain-containing family O member 2 isoform X1: MLLLHGSTGGSILASCGGLSEIWHLLTFMATREEQAQCNNPKFLGKAGWVKKAPCRLLASYKDSYILVDKTCVLVYENEELKNCIESLDLENYDKCHELKNLFMRKHRLILIRSPKSGSKIHNIKFQVQTAEEKEAWIEALSDGINRAKNKVLDEVKMDESSNLQHITRTRPKGNHHRRPPTRIHLKEVAELSCEGLQRLDLELLDAAVANGTYGANVDVTDMPRETNKSSVLECNFTETAENSHAKSQSGSKIIKLPVERQEKAAWKNTSLLSTSPDPPGGASSELAGNSQLKRHTQPPTPPTKDKKPSCCPSEPNQETKCAPDSDKNKQQVQQNNPRVPQKEYETLPCVGDDTTLVSEDEKTKRESPNFNIQAIEDDKTGSQEGEDHNSCLGRPVLFTSICSDVLPNDSTTPSEMFLPTTQEKTNADKECLNSRQHLNAKSKASACENAFTSTTALGGNDTGTHMLNTCSCDTLLTPIVTATTHVGSNVAIYRHPEAMHLSTNIRSVSFGDLLSDSTIISLQCHSEAITRNDVLSVDVIKLENELTLEMDKTNQLMNSVCSSNMRRHEECTPGDLLTMAMEKLKRADCVLKEVKKLKCTKSLRKRNSW, from the exons GCCACACGTGAGGAGCAAGCTCAGTGTAACAACCCCAAATTTCTTGGGAAGGCCGGTTGGGTGAAAAAGGCCCCTTGCAGACTGCTGGCAAGCTATAAAGACAGCTACATCCTTGTGGACAAGACTTGTGTGCTGGTTTATGAAAATGAG GAACTGAAAAATTGCATCGAAAGTCTTGATCTAGAAAACTACGATAAATGTCATGAATTAAAAAATCTATTCATGAGAAAACACAGACTCATCCTGATTAGATCACCCAAGTCTGGAAGTAAG ATCCATAATATTAAATTCCAAGTACAGACTGCAGAAGAAAAGGAGGCTTGGATTGAAGCCCTAAGTGACGGGATCAATCGAGCAAAGAACAAAGTGTTGGATGAG GTTAAAATGGATGAAAGCAGTAATTTACAGCATATAACCCGAACAAGACCCAAAGGGAACCATCACCGCCGTCCACCAACCAGGATTCATCTAAAAGAG GTAGCAGAGTTGTCATGTGAAGGCTTGCAACGCTTGGATCTTGAGCTTTTAGATGCTGCAGTGGCGAATGGGACATATGGCGCCAACGTTGATGTCACTGATATGCCTCGAGAAACTAACAAATCCTCTGTCCTTGAGTGCAACTTCACTGAGACTGCAGAAAATTCACATGCAAAGAGCCAGAGTGGGTCAAAG ATCATCAAGCTCCCAGTGGAAAGACAAGAAAAGGCTGCTTGGAAAAACACAAGTCTATTATCAACATCTCCCGATCCCCCAGGTGGCGCCTCAAGTGAGCTTGCGGGAAATTCTCAATTGAAACGCCATACCCAACCTCCAACCCCACCCACCAAAGACAAGAAACCCTCCTGTTGTCCTTCCGAACCAAACCAAGAGACCAAATGTGCACCGGACAGCGATAAGAACAAGCAACAAGTACAGCAAAATAATCCAAGAGTGCCTCAGAAAGAATATGAAACTCTTCCCTGTGTTGGTGATGACACGACTTTAGTTTCAGAAGATGAAAAGACAAAACGTGAGTCGCCTAATTTTAACATCCAAGCAATAGAAGATGACAAAACTGGATCTCAAGAGGGAGAAGACCACAACTCTTGTCTTGGAAGACCAGTTCTTTTCACTTCCATCTGTAGTGATGTTTTGCCAAATGACTCAACCACCCCCAGTGAAATGTTTTTACCAACAACACAAGAAAAGACAAATGCCGACAAGGAATGTCTCAATAGCCGCCAGCATTTAAATGCCAAGAGTAAAGCCTCCGCATGTGAAAACGCATTTACATCTACAACTGCCTTGGGCGGGAATGATACCGGTACACACATGCTGAACACTTGTAGCTGTGATACTTTATTGACGCCAATAGTCACAGCTACAACTCATGTTGGCTCAAATGTCGCAATATATCGGCACCCCGAGGCCATGCATCTGTCAACCAATATTAGATCCGTCTCCTTTGGAGATCTGCTGTCTGACTCAACTATTATTTCGTTGCAGTGCCATTCAGAGGCTATTACAAGAAATGATGTGTTAAGTGTTGACGTGATCAAACTTGAAAATGAATTAACTCTGGAGATGGACAAGACAAACCAGCTCATGAACAGCGTATGTTCTTCCAATATGAGGAGACACGAAGAATGCACTCCAGGAGATCTGCTGACAATGGCAATGGAGAAATTAAAGAGGGCTGACTGTGTACTCAAAGAGGTCAAGAAATTGAAATGTACAAAGAGTCTGAGAAAAAGAAACAGCTGGTGA